Proteins from a genomic interval of Nostoc sp. TCL240-02:
- the recG gene encoding ATP-dependent DNA helicase RecG, whose amino-acid sequence MTNEKPDWIRLHKALAIEAERGFTDLVGREYRFSEFLSLTLGKFPTGLPQTERRRWQGLAVQFASYPHLALEERQHLVAETRRYLSQLQQEEGEEGKQGSKGAGEQGKTYQAKIQVALPAHQRRDQKSPIFTEVSRRLAPKIEQKLSDLPEIGFKKADNLARLGLHTVRDLLFYYPRDHIDYARQVNIRELQAGETVTIVATVKRCNCFSSPKNQKLSILELVVKDNSGQIKIGRFYAGTRFSSRAWQESLKRRYPVGSILAACGLVKESKYGLTLDNPELEVLANPGDSIESLNIGRVVPIYGLTEGVVANTVRQAVIAALPAAASLKDPLPSGLRQKYGLMELKDAIANIHFPSDSAVLQVARRRLVFDEFFYLQLGLLQRQQQARAIQTSAILVPRGQLVEKFYEILPFKLTGAQQRVLNHILNDLQKPVPMNRLVQGDVGSGKTVVAVLAILAAIQSGYQAALMAPTEVLAEQHYRKLVSWFNLLHLPVELLTGSTKIAKRRQIHSQLGTGELPLLVGTHALIQDSVNFQQLGLVVIDEQHRFGVEQRARLQQKGEQPHVLTMTATPIPRTLALTIHGDLDVSQIDELPPGRQKIQTTVLSGQQRNHAYDLIRREIAQGRQVYVVLPLVEESEKLDLRSAVDEHQKLQESVFPDFQVGLLHGRMSSSEKDESITKFRDNQTQVLVSTTVVEVGVDVPNATVMLIENAERFGLSQLHQLRGRVGRGAAQSYCLLMSSSRSPDAQQRLKVLEQSQDGFFISEMDMRFRGPGQVLGTRQSGVPDFTLASLVDDEEVLLLARQAAEKIIEMDATLERWYLMKEELKYRYERLMGGAILT is encoded by the coding sequence ACAGGCTTACCCCAAACTGAACGCCGCCGCTGGCAAGGACTAGCAGTGCAATTTGCTAGTTATCCACATCTAGCGCTGGAAGAAAGACAACATTTAGTAGCAGAAACTCGGAGGTATCTATCACAACTCCAGCAGGAGGAAGGGGAGGAGGGGAAGCAGGGGAGCAAGGGAGCAGGGGAGCAGGGGAAAACTTATCAAGCTAAAATCCAAGTTGCGCTTCCAGCGCACCAAAGGCGCGACCAAAAATCTCCAATTTTTACTGAGGTGAGTCGGAGACTTGCACCAAAAATTGAGCAAAAACTCAGTGATTTACCAGAAATAGGCTTTAAAAAAGCTGATAATTTAGCACGGCTTGGTTTACACACCGTCCGCGACTTGCTTTTCTATTATCCTCGTGACCACATTGATTATGCGCGTCAGGTGAATATCCGCGAGTTACAGGCAGGTGAGACGGTGACAATAGTGGCTACAGTGAAGCGTTGTAACTGCTTTAGTAGCCCTAAAAATCAGAAATTATCAATTTTAGAACTGGTCGTAAAAGATAATAGCGGTCAAATCAAAATTGGTCGTTTTTACGCAGGTACGCGCTTTAGTAGTCGCGCTTGGCAAGAAAGTTTAAAACGTCGTTATCCAGTGGGTAGTATTCTGGCGGCGTGTGGGTTGGTGAAAGAAAGTAAATACGGCTTGACGCTTGATAATCCAGAACTAGAGGTTTTGGCAAATCCAGGAGATTCGATTGAGTCGTTGAATATTGGGCGAGTAGTGCCAATTTATGGATTGACTGAAGGCGTTGTGGCAAATACAGTCCGACAAGCGGTAATTGCTGCTTTACCTGCTGCGGCTAGCCTAAAAGACCCTTTGCCAAGTGGTTTGCGACAGAAGTATGGTTTGATGGAATTGAAAGATGCGATCGCTAACATCCATTTTCCCAGCGATAGCGCCGTCCTACAAGTTGCCCGTCGTCGCCTAGTCTTTGATGAATTTTTCTACCTGCAACTTGGTTTACTGCAACGTCAGCAGCAAGCAAGAGCGATTCAAACTAGCGCCATCCTCGTCCCGCGAGGTCAACTTGTAGAAAAATTTTACGAAATACTGCCTTTTAAACTCACTGGCGCACAGCAACGAGTTCTCAACCACATCCTCAACGATTTACAAAAACCTGTGCCAATGAATCGTTTGGTGCAAGGTGATGTAGGTTCAGGTAAAACGGTCGTCGCCGTGCTAGCTATCCTCGCAGCAATTCAATCTGGCTACCAAGCAGCGCTGATGGCTCCCACGGAAGTTTTAGCAGAACAACATTATCGTAAATTAGTTAGCTGGTTTAACCTCTTGCATTTACCAGTGGAATTACTGACAGGTTCTACTAAAATTGCTAAACGAAGACAAATCCATTCTCAGTTAGGAACTGGTGAATTACCTCTGTTAGTGGGAACTCATGCCTTAATTCAAGACTCTGTAAACTTCCAACAACTGGGGTTAGTGGTGATAGATGAGCAGCATCGTTTTGGGGTAGAACAACGGGCGCGTTTGCAGCAAAAAGGCGAACAACCACACGTGTTAACTATGACAGCTACCCCGATTCCCCGAACCTTGGCACTGACGATACATGGGGATTTGGATGTGAGCCAAATTGATGAGTTACCACCAGGACGGCAAAAGATTCAAACAACAGTATTATCGGGTCAGCAACGCAACCATGCTTACGACCTCATCCGTCGAGAAATTGCCCAAGGTAGGCAAGTTTATGTGGTTTTGCCCTTGGTGGAGGAATCAGAAAAACTGGATTTGCGATCGGCTGTTGATGAGCATCAAAAGTTACAAGAAAGCGTTTTTCCCGATTTTCAAGTAGGGCTGCTCCACGGTCGCATGAGTTCATCTGAAAAGGACGAATCTATTACCAAATTCCGTGATAACCAAACACAGGTTTTAGTTTCTACTACCGTTGTTGAGGTGGGTGTAGACGTACCTAATGCTACAGTCATGCTCATCGAAAATGCAGAGCGATTTGGTTTATCACAATTGCACCAACTGCGGGGGCGTGTCGGTCGTGGCGCGGCTCAATCCTACTGTTTGTTGATGAGCAGTTCTAGGAGTCCTGATGCTCAACAACGGCTGAAGGTATTAGAACAATCTCAGGATGGTTTTTTCATCTCTGAGATGGATATGCGTTTTCGTGGCCCAGGGCAAGTACTGGGAACTCGTCAATCTGGAGTGCCAGATTTTACCTTAGCGAGTTTGGTTGACGATGAAGAAGTTTTACTTTTAGCGCGGCAAGCAGCAGAAAAAA